One segment of Polaribacter huanghezhanensis DNA contains the following:
- a CDS encoding tetratricopeptide repeat protein, whose product MATYKKRGSKPKDNREQAQEQSATAEVFNTLDETASRSEKWIEKNSKPLFYGLVLVAVAILGYLGYSKYVLEPTEKEAANELSFPRKYFNEANTVSVGVDSLLNLGLEGADGKYGFVDIANTYSGTSAGNLANYYAGLSYLKLKKYDKAIQYLSEFSSDDFAIGPVALGAVGDAFADINQYKDAVDYYLKATKKVNNYTTPLFLFKAAQLSMNLKDYNQALTLFKRIKSEFPTSSQAGDIDKYISSAEFAAKN is encoded by the coding sequence ATGGCAACATACAAGAAAAGAGGATCAAAACCAAAAGACAATAGAGAACAAGCTCAAGAGCAAAGTGCAACGGCAGAAGTATTTAATACTTTAGACGAAACTGCATCGAGATCTGAGAAATGGATAGAAAAAAACAGTAAGCCTTTATTTTATGGTTTAGTTTTAGTTGCTGTTGCAATTTTAGGGTATTTAGGGTACAGTAAATATGTACTTGAACCAACTGAAAAAGAAGCTGCAAACGAATTGTCGTTTCCAAGAAAATATTTTAACGAAGCAAATACCGTTTCTGTTGGCGTAGATTCTTTATTAAACTTAGGTTTAGAAGGTGCAGACGGAAAATATGGTTTTGTTGATATTGCGAATACTTATAGTGGAACTTCAGCAGGAAATTTAGCAAACTATTATGCGGGTCTTTCTTATTTAAAATTAAAAAAATACGATAAAGCAATTCAATATTTAAGCGAATTTTCTTCGGATGATTTTGCTATTGGCCCTGTTGCTTTAGGTGCAGTTGGAGATGCTTTTGCAGACATCAACCAATATAAAGATGCGGTTGATTATTATTTAAAAGCAACAAAAAAAGTAAACAATTATACAACTCCATTATTTTTATTTAAAGCTGCACAGCTTTCAATGAATTTAAAAGATTATAATCAAGCATTAACATTATTTAAAAGAATAAAATCAGAATTTCCAACTTCTTCTCAAGCTGGAGATATAGACAAGTATATAAGTAGCGCAGAATTTGCTGCTAAAAACTAA
- a CDS encoding DUF721 domain-containing protein — MAKRENDAFSVKDLMGSFIKENNLSKGMQKLKIEEIWAKLMGQGVVSYTEKVQLQNKTLVISLSSSVLREELSYGKDKIIKLMNEEMGEELISKIMLV, encoded by the coding sequence ATGGCAAAAAGAGAAAATGATGCTTTTTCGGTAAAAGATTTAATGGGTTCTTTTATAAAAGAAAACAACCTTTCTAAAGGAATGCAAAAATTGAAAATTGAAGAAATTTGGGCAAAACTAATGGGGCAAGGCGTTGTTTCTTATACAGAAAAAGTGCAGTTGCAAAATAAAACCTTGGTCATTTCTTTATCGTCTTCTGTTTTACGTGAAGAGTTGAGTTATGGTAAAGATAAAATCATTAAACTGATGAACGAAGAGATGGGTGAGGAGCTGATTTCTAAAATTATGCTTGTTTAA
- the gldI gene encoding gliding motility-associated peptidyl-prolyl isomerase GldI, producing MKNSAILFLSVVLFFSCKEQEARRPIVQKTATILSETLDQKKKLIALENKVIENYIAQDSTKQYHVASYGFWYSYITQKQLETQTPKIGDVVEISYNITNLYGNVFYAKDELGIKKYKIDKEDFIPALQEGIKLMKVGETITFVIPSYRAFGLVGDEHKIGVNQTIKSTVTLIKIIKK from the coding sequence ATGAAGAATAGCGCAATTTTATTTTTAAGTGTAGTATTGTTTTTTTCTTGTAAAGAACAAGAAGCGAGAAGACCAATTGTGCAAAAAACGGCAACAATATTGTCAGAAACTTTAGATCAAAAGAAAAAATTAATCGCTCTAGAAAATAAGGTAATCGAAAATTATATAGCACAAGACTCTACGAAACAATATCATGTAGCTTCGTATGGATTTTGGTATTCTTATATTACACAAAAACAATTAGAAACCCAAACACCTAAAATAGGAGATGTTGTAGAAATATCATACAACATAACAAATTTATATGGAAATGTTTTTTATGCTAAAGACGAATTAGGGATAAAAAAATACAAAATAGATAAAGAAGATTTTATTCCTGCATTACAAGAGGGAATAAAATTGATGAAAGTAGGAGAAACCATTACATTTGTCATTCCGTCTTACAGAGCTTTTGGCCTAGTTGGCGATGAACATAAAATAGGTGTCAATCAAACCATAAAAAGTACAGTAACATTAATAAAAATTATAAAAAAATGA
- a CDS encoding DHH family phosphoesterase, whose amino-acid sequence MEKGQLHKLQSFLSTKKNIVIVPHRNPDGDAMGSTLALCQYFNSKNHSATVVAPNEYPDFLRWLPGSEKVILFDKQNKQAKRAIEASDIIFLLDFNALHRVGDDMAKTLEVYKNDFAMIDHHQQPDDVATYLYSDTSICSTAQMVYHFLEMLNDTDAITKDIATCLYTGIMTDTGSFRFRSTTSETHRIVAKLIEKGAENDKIHSNVYDSNSYNRLLLLGQALTNLKIFPKYKTAFITLSEKEKKKFHYKKGDTEGVVNYALSLHDIVFAAIFIEDEEQKIIKISFRSKGSFSVNQFARNYFNGGGHDNAAGGKSDLSLKKTVAYFTSLLPNYKNELQDSYEE is encoded by the coding sequence ATGGAGAAAGGACAATTACATAAATTACAATCGTTTTTATCAACCAAAAAAAACATTGTAATTGTACCACACAGAAATCCTGATGGAGATGCAATGGGTTCAACTTTGGCGTTGTGTCAATACTTTAACTCTAAAAATCATTCAGCGACTGTTGTTGCGCCAAATGAATATCCAGATTTTTTGCGTTGGTTACCAGGAAGCGAAAAAGTAATTTTATTTGACAAACAAAATAAACAAGCAAAAAGAGCGATTGAAGCTTCTGATATTATTTTCTTGCTAGATTTTAATGCGCTGCATAGGGTTGGAGACGACATGGCAAAAACATTAGAAGTGTATAAAAATGATTTTGCAATGATAGATCATCATCAACAACCAGATGATGTAGCTACCTATTTGTATTCTGATACTTCAATTTGTTCAACGGCGCAAATGGTGTATCATTTTTTAGAGATGTTAAACGATACAGATGCTATTACAAAAGATATTGCGACGTGTTTGTACACAGGAATAATGACAGATACGGGTTCGTTTCGTTTTAGATCTACAACGAGCGAAACGCACAGAATTGTTGCAAAGTTGATTGAAAAAGGAGCAGAGAATGATAAAATTCACAGCAATGTGTACGATTCTAATTCGTACAACAGACTGTTGTTATTAGGTCAAGCATTAACAAATTTAAAAATTTTTCCAAAATACAAAACAGCTTTTATTACACTTTCTGAAAAAGAAAAAAAGAAGTTTCATTATAAAAAAGGAGATACAGAAGGAGTTGTAAATTATGCACTTTCTTTACACGATATTGTTTTTGCGGCTATTTTTATTGAAGATGAAGAGCAGAAAATAATTAAAATATCTTTTCGTTCTAAAGGAAGTTTTTCTGTAAATCAGTTTGCTAGAAATTATTTTAATGGCGGCGGACATGATAATGCTGCTGGAGGGAAATCGGATCTTTCACTTAAAAAAACAGTTGCCTATTTTACCTCATTATTACCAAATTATAAAAATGAATTACAAGATTCTTATGAAGAATAG
- a CDS encoding peptidylprolyl isomerase, with product MKFFKYFFVTAVLLVASCKPAKYPDLKDGLYADIETNKGDIVLKLYQEDVPLAVSNFVTLAEGTNPSVSDSLKGEKYYDGLIFHRVLKDFMIQGGDPLANGTGGPGYFFEDEFPKDSLGNLKYKHDAAGVLSMANGGPGMNGSQFFITHKETPWLDGIHSVFGKVEIGQDIVNAIEVKDTIKHVTILRVGSKAKGFDAVKVFETEMKNSVAAKQKRIEDAKKAEVVRYTQFLKDKEVYQKAQGIDKATKMASGLRILTLKKGRGKKFSPITPTTIHYNMLLANGKSIQSTYGKDAFTFTLSQQPMISGVNEAILNMRQGGKVRLFIPYNLGYGDKAYGPFPAKSDLVFELEIVKVGKE from the coding sequence ATGAAATTTTTTAAATACTTTTTTGTAACTGCAGTTTTACTTGTAGCTTCATGTAAACCAGCAAAATATCCTGACTTAAAAGACGGATTGTATGCCGATATTGAAACGAATAAAGGAGATATTGTATTAAAATTATATCAAGAAGATGTGCCATTAGCAGTGTCTAACTTCGTTACTTTGGCAGAAGGAACAAATCCAAGTGTATCGGATTCTTTAAAAGGAGAAAAATATTATGATGGATTAATATTTCATAGAGTTTTAAAAGATTTTATGATTCAAGGTGGCGATCCTTTAGCAAACGGAACAGGTGGTCCTGGTTATTTTTTCGAAGATGAATTCCCAAAAGATTCTCTAGGGAATTTAAAGTATAAACACGATGCTGCTGGAGTATTATCTATGGCAAATGGTGGACCGGGAATGAACGGAAGTCAGTTTTTTATCACACATAAAGAAACACCTTGGTTAGATGGAATTCATTCTGTTTTTGGAAAAGTTGAAATAGGACAAGATATTGTAAATGCAATTGAAGTAAAAGATACGATTAAACACGTAACAATACTAAGAGTTGGAAGCAAAGCAAAGGGGTTTGATGCGGTAAAAGTTTTTGAAACAGAAATGAAAAACTCAGTTGCAGCAAAACAAAAAAGAATTGAAGATGCTAAAAAGGCAGAAGTTGTTAGATATACTCAATTTTTAAAAGACAAAGAAGTATATCAAAAAGCGCAAGGAATTGATAAAGCGACAAAAATGGCTTCTGGATTGCGTATTCTAACACTTAAAAAAGGGAGAGGAAAAAAGTTTTCTCCAATAACACCAACCACAATTCATTACAACATGTTGTTAGCTAACGGAAAATCAATTCAATCTACATATGGTAAAGATGCATTTACATTTACATTAAGTCAACAACCAATGATTTCTGGAGTTAACGAAGCAATTTTAAATATGAGACAAGGCGGAAAAGTACGCTTATTTATTCCGTATAACTTAGGTTATGGAGATAAAGCTTATGGACCTTTTCCTGCAAAATCTGATTTAGTTTTTGAACTAGAAATTGTAAAAGTAGGAAAGGAATAG
- the ribH gene encoding 6,7-dimethyl-8-ribityllumazine synthase: protein MATTNLSYYDKATIPNAKPFRFGIVVSEWNPEITRNLQKGAIETLIDCGAAKSNIISWDVPGSFELVYGCKKMIASQNVDAIIAIGNVIQGETKHFDFVCEGVTQGIVDLNIKHDVPVIFCVLTDNTKQQSIDRSGGKLGNKGIECAVAAIKMAALRQF from the coding sequence ATGGCTACAACTAATTTATCATATTACGATAAAGCAACAATCCCAAATGCGAAACCTTTTCGATTTGGGATTGTTGTTTCTGAATGGAATCCAGAGATTACAAGAAATCTTCAAAAAGGTGCTATCGAAACTTTAATTGATTGTGGCGCAGCAAAAAGTAATATTATTTCTTGGGATGTTCCTGGTAGTTTTGAATTGGTATATGGTTGTAAAAAAATGATCGCATCACAAAATGTTGATGCCATTATTGCAATTGGAAATGTAATTCAGGGGGAAACAAAACATTTCGATTTTGTTTGTGAAGGCGTTACACAAGGAATTGTTGATTTGAATATTAAACACGATGTTCCTGTCATTTTCTGTGTACTTACAGACAATACCAAACAACAATCTATTGATAGATCTGGCGGTAAATTAGGAAACAAAGGAATTGAGTGTGCTGTTGCTGCGATAAAAATGGCTGCATTAAGACAGTTTTAA
- a CDS encoding FKBP-type peptidyl-prolyl cis-trans isomerase, with protein sequence MKIVKTLALLILTIGLVSCNPKYKTKKLDSKLDSVSYALGVDLAIKIKTSFGKIDTDLFVQGYLNATDSSGLLLKKQDLNIINKYIQQKRIEKTNREQQKSKAEVEKKFGSVKKLGEEFLAYNKKKAGIITTKSGLQYKIIKEGKGKKPTAMSTVKVHYTGELINGTVFESSRSNKKPSEFKVYEVIKGWTEGLQLMREGAKYRFFIPQELAYGSMYKSKLIQPFTALIFDLELIEIVKK encoded by the coding sequence ATGAAAATAGTAAAAACGTTAGCATTACTTATTTTAACAATAGGATTGGTTTCTTGTAATCCTAAATATAAAACGAAGAAGCTAGACTCTAAATTAGATTCTGTTAGTTACGCTTTAGGTGTAGATTTAGCAATAAAAATAAAAACCAGTTTTGGAAAAATAGATACAGATTTGTTTGTCCAAGGGTATTTGAATGCAACAGATTCTTCAGGCTTATTATTAAAAAAACAAGATTTAAATATTATTAATAAATACATACAACAAAAACGCATTGAAAAAACTAATAGAGAGCAGCAAAAATCTAAAGCTGAAGTTGAAAAAAAATTCGGATCAGTTAAAAAACTTGGGGAAGAATTTTTAGCTTATAATAAAAAGAAAGCAGGAATAATTACTACTAAAAGTGGCTTGCAGTATAAAATTATAAAAGAAGGTAAAGGAAAAAAACCGACAGCAATGTCAACTGTTAAAGTACATTATACTGGAGAACTAATTAATGGAACTGTATTTGAAAGTTCTAGAAGCAATAAAAAACCTTCAGAGTTTAAAGTATATGAAGTTATAAAAGGCTGGACAGAAGGCTTACAATTAATGAGAGAAGGCGCAAAATATCGTTTCTTTATCCCGCAAGAATTAGCTTATGGCTCAATGTATAAAAGCAAATTAATTCAACCTTTTACCGCATTGATATTTGATTTAGAGTTAATAGAAATAGTAAAAAAATAA
- a CDS encoding phosphatase PAP2 family protein — MFDILIQKDKQLLIYLNSLGSEQWDPFWLFITNQLNWAPLFLLIIFLIFKNFGWKKGGFIFLFVILLVAFSDQFTNVIRGIFERLRPNNDPSIKHALRTLITPQSYSFTSGHATTSMTFSVFVYFLFRDTYKYMKFIFIFPIFFAYSRLYLGVHFPIDILTGATIGTILGFSAFKLQQSLVKKIFTA; from the coding sequence ATGTTTGATATTCTAATACAAAAAGACAAACAATTACTAATCTATTTAAATAGTTTAGGAAGCGAACAATGGGATCCGTTTTGGTTATTTATTACAAATCAATTAAATTGGGCTCCCTTGTTTTTGCTAATTATTTTTTTAATTTTTAAAAATTTTGGTTGGAAAAAAGGAGGATTTATTTTCCTTTTTGTAATTTTATTGGTTGCATTTTCTGATCAATTTACAAACGTTATTCGTGGAATTTTTGAACGTTTACGACCAAATAACGATCCAAGTATTAAGCATGCTTTAAGAACATTAATTACGCCCCAGAGTTATAGTTTTACCTCTGGTCATGCAACAACATCCATGACATTTTCTGTATTTGTTTATTTCTTGTTTAGAGACACCTATAAATACATGAAATTTATATTTATATTTCCAATTTTCTTTGCCTATAGTAGATTATATCTAGGAGTTCATTTTCCGATTGATATTTTAACCGGAGCAACTATTGGAACAATTTTAGGTTTTTCTGCTTTTAAATTGCAGCAATCTTTAGTAAAAAAAATATTTACTGCTTAG
- a CDS encoding nucleoside-diphosphate kinase, which yields MATNRTFTMIKPDGVENGHIGAILEKINAAGFRIVALKLTQMTKTDAEAFYAVHNERPFFGELVEFMTRGAIVAAILEKDNAVEDFRALIGATNPAEAAEGTIRKLYATSIGENAVHGSDSDENAAIEGAFHFSGREMF from the coding sequence ATGGCAACAAATAGAACATTTACAATGATTAAGCCTGATGGCGTTGAAAACGGACACATCGGAGCAATCTTAGAAAAAATTAACGCAGCAGGTTTTAGAATTGTTGCTTTGAAATTAACTCAAATGACAAAAACAGATGCTGAAGCTTTTTATGCTGTGCATAACGAGCGTCCATTTTTTGGTGAGTTAGTAGAATTTATGACACGCGGAGCAATTGTTGCCGCAATCTTAGAAAAAGACAACGCAGTTGAAGATTTTAGAGCTTTAATCGGTGCTACAAATCCAGCGGAAGCTGCTGAAGGAACAATCAGAAAATTATACGCAACTTCTATTGGAGAAAATGCTGTACATGGTTCTGATTCTGATGAAAATGCTGCTATTGAAGGTGCTTTTCATTTTTCAGGAAGAGAAATGTTTTAA
- the recF gene encoding DNA replication/repair protein RecF (All proteins in this family for which functions are known are DNA-binding proteins that assist the filamentation of RecA onto DNA for the initiation of recombination or recombinational repair.): MYLQKIYLVNFKNISSQTFDFQEKINCFVGNNGVGKTNVLDAIYYLSFAKSYFNSVALQNIRHGEDFFMIEGNYILGERDEKIVCSLKKGQKKVLKRNGKTYEKFSEHIGQLPLVIISPADRDLIVEGSETRRKFIDGVISQQDKEYLQSLIQYNKVVSQRNALLKYFAANRTFDALNLKIYDEQLISFGTIIYNKRKKFLDSFVPIFNEKYQLISEDKEKVNLVYKSQLETLSFEKLLTQNLEKDKILQYTSVGIHKDDLSFEIGGYPIKKFGSQGQQKSYLIALKLAQFQFIKEQASVVPILLLDDVFDKLDEHRVSQIIKLVNKDEFGQIFITDTHAERTEEVIKKSNKPYQIFKL; this comes from the coding sequence ATGTATTTGCAAAAAATTTATTTGGTCAATTTTAAAAATATTTCTTCTCAAACATTTGATTTTCAGGAGAAAATAAATTGTTTCGTAGGCAATAATGGCGTTGGTAAAACCAATGTCTTAGACGCAATTTATTATTTATCTTTTGCAAAAAGTTACTTTAATTCGGTTGCTTTGCAGAATATTAGACACGGAGAAGATTTTTTTATGATAGAAGGCAACTATATTTTAGGAGAAAGAGACGAAAAAATTGTGTGTAGTTTAAAAAAAGGGCAGAAAAAAGTTTTAAAAAGAAATGGGAAAACCTACGAGAAATTTTCTGAACATATCGGGCAATTACCGTTGGTAATTATTTCTCCTGCGGATAGAGATTTAATTGTTGAAGGAAGTGAAACCAGAAGAAAATTTATAGACGGAGTTATTTCTCAGCAAGACAAAGAATATTTACAAAGTTTAATTCAATATAATAAAGTTGTAAGTCAGCGAAACGCGTTGTTAAAATATTTTGCAGCCAATAGAACTTTTGATGCACTGAATTTAAAGATTTACGATGAACAATTAATTTCTTTCGGAACCATTATCTATAACAAACGCAAAAAGTTTTTAGACAGCTTTGTGCCTATATTTAATGAAAAATATCAACTAATTTCTGAAGATAAAGAAAAGGTAAATTTGGTATACAAAAGTCAGTTAGAAACCCTATCTTTTGAAAAATTACTAACGCAAAATTTAGAAAAAGATAAAATTTTGCAGTATACTTCAGTTGGAATTCATAAAGATGATTTAAGTTTTGAAATTGGTGGTTATCCGATTAAAAAATTTGGTTCTCAAGGGCAGCAGAAATCGTATTTAATTGCATTAAAGTTGGCGCAATTTCAATTTATAAAAGAACAAGCATCTGTAGTTCCTATTTTGTTATTGGATGATGTTTTTGATAAATTAGACGAGCACAGAGTTTCACAAATAATTAAATTGGTAAATAAAGACGAATTTGGTCAGATATTTATTACCGATACACACGCAGAAAGAACTGAAGAAGTTATTAAAAAAAGTAATAAACCCTATCAGATATTTAAGTTGTAA
- a CDS encoding riboflavin synthase subunit beta: MGFLKRTNKKFDYKPRFYQGEGNPYEIKHKFDEYRTTVGKNKGLKTKLFTAWDELKGFRGKGVNKTLLTIIAILTLVFLFIIDFDISIFFKN, from the coding sequence ATGGGATTTTTAAAGCGCACCAATAAAAAATTTGATTACAAACCTAGATTTTATCAAGGAGAAGGAAATCCTTATGAAATTAAACATAAGTTTGATGAATACAGAACAACAGTTGGTAAAAACAAAGGCTTAAAAACTAAATTATTTACTGCGTGGGATGAATTGAAAGGATTTAGAGGAAAAGGCGTAAATAAAACTTTGCTTACAATTATAGCTATTTTAACTCTTGTCTTCTTATTTATCATAGATTTTGATATATCCATCTTTTTTAAGAATTAG